Proteins from a genomic interval of Flammeovirgaceae bacterium SG7u.111:
- a CDS encoding alpha/beta hydrolase — protein sequence MLEKNTPIQFSHSNGFPASSYQHFFKLLAPYPVTAVERFGMGKYQIKNDWKPLVAELIDDIESKHSKPVIGVGHSLGGVLTAWAAIERPDLFAKIIFIDPPLFRPFKRFVMRSASLMGITDKVVPPARSTKKRRSVFESKEQAYELWKHKKLFKNFDDQCFQDYVEYGLSPSAKGVELIIPPNLEYKIFTLTPAIIGSADFSMPSYFLYSGKLKTVEAKDLAWLKKKFKKTQFMPYDGGHMYPMEEPEKAAGLIKGLINSPDALG from the coding sequence ATGTTGGAAAAAAATACGCCGATCCAATTTTCACATTCCAATGGATTTCCCGCAAGTTCTTATCAGCATTTCTTTAAGCTTCTAGCTCCATATCCAGTTACAGCAGTAGAACGCTTTGGTATGGGAAAGTATCAAATAAAGAATGATTGGAAGCCTTTGGTCGCAGAGCTAATAGATGATATCGAATCAAAGCACTCCAAGCCAGTAATAGGTGTCGGCCATTCTTTGGGCGGGGTGCTAACGGCTTGGGCTGCAATAGAGCGTCCAGATTTATTCGCTAAAATCATCTTTATTGATCCCCCCCTTTTTCGTCCTTTCAAGAGGTTTGTGATGAGATCGGCTAGTTTGATGGGAATTACCGATAAGGTTGTTCCTCCGGCAAGAAGCACTAAAAAAAGAAGGTCGGTTTTTGAATCAAAAGAACAGGCATATGAGCTGTGGAAGCACAAAAAGCTGTTTAAAAATTTTGATGACCAATGTTTTCAAGATTATGTGGAATACGGTCTTTCTCCATCTGCTAAAGGTGTAGAACTTATTATTCCGCCAAATTTAGAGTATAAAATATTCACCCTAACTCCTGCTATAATAGGAAGTGCTGATTTTAGTATGCCATCCTATTTTCTTTACTCTGGTAAATTAAAAACTGTAGAGGCTAAAGACTTAGCTTGGCTAAAGAAAAAGTTTAAGAAAACTCAATTTATGCCATATGACGGAGGGCATATGTATCCTATGGAAGAACCGGAAAAAGCTGCTGGATTAATAAAAGGTCTGATTAATTCACCTGATGCTTTAGGATGA
- a CDS encoding ABC transporter permease, giving the protein MRRQLNILEYALSSLARRWKKQLSLVGIYGLVVGFFASVIFFTSALRSETTQVLEDVPELWVQKLAGGRLRPMDTSFIDSLGKLRGVASIAPRIWGYMYDSPTGAVFTITGSDSLPKGLSLVQTQLEGALKPDEVLCGTGILEQRGLFLGDWLTMANSEGELKTFRIAGTFDAKSDLLTKDLLVLSPSSARDMIGLDEGEMTDLAIEIINPDEVENIAKKIDMAFGGIRVVSKMQLQSTYEALFSWRGGIFIYGAIISILAFLTLAWDKASGLNSEEKKELGILKGVGWEISDVLWMKFWEGAAVSVTATLLGIMMALGHVFIFDAPLLKPFLIGWSVVYPSYNLTPSISLGDLLSIVSISVIPYLSATLIPAWKGAITDPAQVMQEG; this is encoded by the coding sequence ATGAGAAGGCAATTAAATATTTTGGAATATGCCCTCTCGTCTTTGGCAAGAAGGTGGAAAAAGCAATTGTCATTAGTTGGGATTTACGGCTTGGTTGTAGGGTTCTTTGCATCGGTAATCTTTTTCACTTCAGCGCTTCGCTCAGAAACCACTCAGGTATTAGAAGATGTCCCCGAACTTTGGGTGCAAAAGCTTGCGGGGGGCAGGTTACGACCTATGGATACAAGCTTTATTGATTCTCTAGGGAAACTACGTGGGGTAGCATCGATAGCTCCACGTATTTGGGGCTATATGTATGATTCACCAACTGGAGCGGTATTTACCATCACGGGTTCGGATTCTTTGCCCAAGGGGCTGTCATTGGTGCAAACCCAACTAGAAGGAGCTCTTAAGCCAGATGAAGTGCTTTGTGGTACGGGAATATTGGAGCAAAGAGGTTTGTTTTTGGGGGATTGGCTAACCATGGCAAATTCAGAAGGTGAGCTCAAAACTTTCCGAATAGCAGGCACTTTCGATGCAAAATCTGATCTGCTTACTAAAGACCTATTGGTGCTTTCACCATCTTCGGCAAGGGATATGATAGGCTTGGATGAAGGGGAGATGACCGATTTGGCTATAGAAATAATCAACCCTGATGAGGTGGAGAATATCGCTAAAAAAATAGACATGGCTTTTGGAGGAATTCGAGTAGTAAGTAAGATGCAATTGCAAAGTACCTATGAAGCCCTTTTTAGTTGGCGAGGAGGTATATTTATCTATGGGGCAATCATTTCCATCTTAGCATTCCTAACCTTGGCTTGGGATAAGGCTTCAGGTTTAAATAGTGAAGAAAAAAAGGAATTGGGGATTTTGAAGGGAGTTGGTTGGGAAATCAGTGATGTATTGTGGATGAAGTTTTGGGAAGGCGCTGCTGTTTCGGTAACCGCTACATTATTAGGGATTATGATGGCGCTAGGGCATGTTTTTATTTTTGATGCCCCATTGTTGAAGCCATTTTTAATTGGCTGGTCAGTAGTTTATCCATCTTATAATCTTACTCCCAGTATCTCATTGGGGGACTTGCTTTCTATTGTGTCCATTTCTGTAATCCCATACCTTAGTGCTACGCTTATTCCCGCTTGGAAAGGGGCTATAACCGACCCCGCACAAGTGATGCAAGAAGGGTGA